The Nocardioides salarius genome includes a region encoding these proteins:
- the dnaE gene encoding DNA polymerase III subunit alpha, with amino-acid sequence MLLATMATSSDSFVHLHVHTEYSMLDGAARLGALTERAAELGMPAIAMTDHGNVFGAYEFYSKAKAAGVKPIIGIEAYFAPNISRFERKGVNFYGGGPDDVSNRGAYTHMTLLSESTEGMHNLFRLSTGAWRDGFFKHPRMDRELLSQHGKGIIGTTGCPSGEIQVHLRHGNYAAARQAAGDFQEILGKENYFLELMDHGLDIENRVRDGLLELGRDLKIPLLATNDSHYVMREDAKSQEHLLCINSGSTMDIPAGDGPGQRFAFSGDGYYIKSAEEMRALWADRYQLREACDNTLLIAERCDVEFSEGVGKYMPKFPCPPGENEDSWLVKEVERGLQFRYPNGIPDEVRKQAEFELGVITQMGFPGYFLVVADFINWAKNNGIRVGPGRGSGAGSMVAYALRITDLDPLVHGLIFERFLNPDRVSMPDFDIDFDERRRGEVIKYVTEKYGDDRVSYIVTYGTIKAKQAVKDSSRILGYPFAMGDRITKAMPAAVMGKDVPLQQIFDPEHARYGEGGEFRQLYDADNDVQKVVDTAIGIEGLKRQWGVHAAGVIMSSEPLEDVIPLLKRPADGAMITQFDYPTCEGLGLIKMDFLGLRNLTVLDDAIKNIEANRGETVVLEDLELTDENTYALLQRGDTLGVFQLDGGPMRALLRSMRPDTFEDISAVGALYRPGPMGADSHNKYARRKTGREPVEPIHPELAEALEDVLGETYGLIVYQEQVMAIAQKLAGYTLGQADILRRAMGKKKKAELDKQFAGFSAGMKEQGYSDAAIKTLWDILLPFSDYAFNKAHSAAYGVVSYWTAYLKANYPAEYMAALLTSVKDDKDKSAIYLNECRRMKIQVLPPDVNESAANFTPVGNDVRFGLTAVRNVGANVVDGIVSGREQKGRYTDFNDFMDKVPALVCNKRVIESLVKAGAFDEMKHRRRALVAIHETAVDQYVDIKRNEAIGQDSLFGGMDDDAGGSFGISVTVPDIDEWDKTTLLAHERDMLGLYVSDHPLLGLEHVLANGSDCTIGQLMLDEDRTDGSPITISGLVTSVQRKITKRGDAWAMITLEDLDGGIDVLLFPSAYQLASTLLVEDAILTVKGRLSRSKDQPEIHGQEVSVPDISDGPSGPVVISMPSTRCTGPVVEQLKDVLGTHPGMTEVRLRLMTREATKVMRLDDRLRVTPTPALFADLKALLGPGCLTS; translated from the coding sequence ATGCTGCTCGCGACCATGGCGACCTCGTCGGACTCCTTCGTGCACCTGCACGTGCACACCGAGTACTCCATGCTCGACGGCGCCGCCCGGCTGGGCGCGCTGACCGAGCGCGCGGCCGAGCTGGGCATGCCGGCCATCGCCATGACCGACCACGGCAACGTGTTCGGCGCCTACGAGTTCTACTCGAAGGCCAAGGCCGCCGGCGTGAAGCCGATCATCGGCATCGAGGCCTACTTCGCGCCCAACATCTCGCGCTTCGAGCGCAAGGGCGTCAACTTCTACGGGGGCGGGCCCGACGACGTCTCCAACCGCGGCGCCTACACCCACATGACGCTGCTCTCGGAGTCGACCGAGGGCATGCACAACCTCTTCCGGCTCTCCACCGGGGCGTGGCGCGACGGCTTCTTCAAGCACCCGCGCATGGACCGCGAGCTGCTCTCGCAGCACGGCAAGGGGATCATCGGCACCACCGGCTGCCCCTCCGGCGAGATCCAGGTGCACCTGCGCCACGGCAACTACGCCGCTGCCCGCCAGGCCGCCGGCGACTTCCAGGAGATCCTCGGCAAGGAGAACTACTTCCTCGAGCTGATGGACCACGGCCTCGACATCGAGAACCGGGTCCGCGACGGCCTGCTCGAGCTCGGCCGCGACCTCAAGATCCCGCTGCTGGCCACCAACGACTCGCACTACGTCATGCGCGAGGACGCCAAGAGCCAGGAGCACCTGCTGTGCATCAACTCCGGCTCCACGATGGACATCCCCGCCGGTGACGGCCCCGGCCAGCGCTTCGCCTTCTCCGGGGACGGCTACTACATCAAGTCCGCCGAGGAGATGCGGGCGCTGTGGGCCGACAGGTACCAGCTGCGCGAGGCGTGCGACAACACGCTGCTGATCGCCGAGCGCTGCGACGTGGAGTTCTCCGAGGGCGTGGGCAAGTACATGCCCAAGTTCCCCTGCCCGCCGGGGGAGAACGAGGACTCCTGGCTGGTCAAGGAGGTCGAGCGCGGGCTGCAGTTCCGCTACCCGAACGGCATCCCCGACGAGGTCCGCAAGCAGGCCGAGTTCGAGCTCGGCGTGATCACCCAGATGGGCTTCCCCGGCTACTTCCTCGTCGTCGCCGACTTCATCAACTGGGCCAAGAACAACGGCATCCGCGTCGGCCCCGGCCGCGGCTCGGGCGCGGGCTCGATGGTCGCCTACGCGCTGCGCATCACCGACCTCGACCCGCTGGTGCACGGGCTGATCTTCGAGCGCTTCCTCAACCCCGACCGCGTCTCCATGCCCGACTTCGACATCGACTTCGACGAGCGCCGGCGCGGCGAGGTCATCAAGTACGTCACCGAGAAGTACGGCGACGACCGGGTCTCCTACATCGTCACCTACGGCACCATCAAGGCCAAGCAGGCCGTCAAGGACTCCTCGCGCATCCTGGGCTACCCCTTCGCGATGGGCGACCGCATCACCAAGGCGATGCCCGCGGCGGTGATGGGCAAGGACGTGCCGCTGCAGCAGATCTTCGACCCCGAGCACGCCCGCTACGGCGAGGGCGGGGAGTTCCGCCAGCTCTACGACGCCGACAACGACGTGCAGAAGGTCGTCGACACCGCCATCGGCATCGAGGGCCTCAAGCGCCAGTGGGGCGTGCACGCCGCCGGCGTGATCATGTCGAGCGAGCCGCTCGAGGACGTCATCCCGCTGCTCAAGCGCCCCGCCGACGGCGCGATGATCACCCAGTTCGACTACCCCACCTGTGAGGGCCTCGGCCTGATCAAGATGGACTTCCTCGGGCTGCGCAACCTGACCGTCCTCGACGACGCCATCAAGAACATCGAGGCCAACCGCGGCGAGACGGTGGTCCTCGAGGACCTCGAGCTGACCGACGAGAACACCTACGCCCTGCTGCAGCGCGGCGACACGCTGGGCGTCTTCCAGCTCGACGGCGGCCCGATGCGCGCGCTGCTGCGCTCGATGCGCCCCGACACCTTCGAGGACATCTCCGCGGTCGGCGCGCTCTACCGCCCCGGCCCGATGGGTGCCGACTCGCACAACAAGTACGCGCGCCGCAAGACCGGTCGTGAGCCGGTCGAGCCGATCCACCCCGAGCTCGCCGAGGCGCTCGAGGACGTGCTGGGCGAGACCTACGGCCTGATCGTCTACCAGGAGCAGGTGATGGCGATCGCCCAGAAGCTCGCGGGCTACACGCTGGGCCAGGCCGACATCCTGCGGCGCGCGATGGGCAAGAAGAAGAAGGCCGAGCTCGACAAGCAGTTCGCCGGCTTCTCGGCCGGCATGAAGGAGCAGGGCTACTCCGACGCCGCCATCAAGACGCTGTGGGACATCCTGCTGCCGTTCTCCGACTACGCCTTCAACAAGGCGCACTCGGCGGCGTACGGCGTGGTGTCCTACTGGACCGCCTACCTCAAGGCCAACTACCCGGCCGAGTACATGGCCGCGCTGCTGACCTCGGTCAAGGACGACAAGGACAAGTCGGCGATCTACCTCAACGAGTGCCGACGCATGAAGATCCAGGTGCTGCCGCCCGACGTCAACGAGTCGGCCGCCAACTTCACCCCGGTCGGCAACGACGTGCGCTTCGGCCTGACCGCGGTGCGCAACGTCGGGGCCAACGTCGTCGACGGCATCGTCTCGGGGCGCGAGCAGAAGGGCCGCTACACCGACTTCAACGACTTCATGGACAAGGTGCCGGCGCTGGTGTGCAACAAGCGCGTCATCGAGTCGCTGGTCAAGGCCGGGGCCTTCGACGAGATGAAGCACCGCCGCCGAGCGCTGGTGGCCATCCACGAGACCGCCGTCGACCAGTACGTCGACATCAAGCGCAACGAGGCGATCGGCCAGGACTCCCTCTTCGGCGGGATGGACGACGACGCGGGCGGCTCCTTCGGGATCTCGGTGACGGTGCCCGACATCGACGAGTGGGACAAGACCACGCTGCTGGCCCACGAGCGCGACATGCTCGGTCTCTACGTCTCCGACCACCCGCTGCTGGGCCTGGAGCACGTGCTGGCCAACGGCTCCGACTGCACCATCGGCCAGCTGATGCTCGACGAGGACCGCACCGACGGCTCGCCGATCACCATCAGCGGGCTGGTCACGTCGGTGCAGCGCAAGATCACCAAGCGCGGCGACGCGTGGGCGATGATCACGCTCGAGGACCTCGACGGCGGCATCGACGTGCTGCTCTTCCCCAGCGCCTACCAGCTGGCCTCGACGCTGCTGGTCGAGGACGCGATCCTGACCGTCAAGGGCCGGCTCTCGCGCAGCAAGGACCAGCCCGAGATCCACGGCCAGGAGGTCTCGGTCCCCGACATCTCCGACGGCCCGTCGGGCCCGGTCGTCATCTCGATGCCCTCGACGCGCTGCACCGGCCCCGTGGTCGAGCAGCTCAAGGACGTGCTCGGCACCCACCCTGGGATGACCGAAGTACGGTTGCGACTCATGACGCGGGAGGCGACGAAGGTGATGAGGCTCGACGACCGGCTGCGGGTCACTCCGACCCCGGCGCTGTTCGCCGACCTCAAGGCGCTGCTGGGTCCGGGATGCCTGACCAGCTGA
- a CDS encoding GNAT family N-acetyltransferase → MPTDTSDLWLRPAEPGDAAALAAVHVAARRAAPMPAPVHGEADVARWLAARVETDEVWVADLADHGVVGYARLTPGWLDDLYVAPVAARRGVGGALLDLVKAREPDGFCLWVFASNAPARAFYAGHGLVELESTDGSANEEGAPDVRLAWPGAEPLRFLRGLVDDVDAQLGDLLARRAALTRAIQPFKDTTRRDPGRERAVAESLATRAPELGVERLERIAHAIITESLDAAAERT, encoded by the coding sequence ATGCCCACTGACACCAGCGACCTGTGGCTGCGCCCGGCCGAGCCGGGCGACGCCGCAGCGCTGGCTGCTGTGCACGTGGCGGCCCGCCGGGCCGCTCCCATGCCCGCCCCGGTGCACGGCGAGGCCGACGTCGCCCGGTGGCTGGCGGCGCGGGTGGAGACCGACGAGGTGTGGGTCGCCGACCTCGCGGACCACGGCGTCGTGGGCTACGCCCGGCTGACCCCCGGCTGGCTCGACGACCTGTACGTCGCTCCGGTGGCGGCGCGGCGAGGCGTGGGCGGCGCGCTGCTCGACCTGGTCAAGGCGCGCGAGCCCGACGGCTTCTGCCTGTGGGTCTTCGCCTCCAACGCCCCGGCCCGGGCGTTCTACGCGGGCCACGGCCTCGTCGAGCTCGAGAGCACCGACGGCTCGGCGAACGAGGAGGGCGCCCCCGACGTGCGGCTGGCCTGGCCGGGCGCCGAGCCGTTGCGGTTCCTGCGCGGCCTGGTCGACGACGTCGACGCCCAGCTGGGCGACCTGCTGGCGCGGCGCGCGGCGCTGACCCGCGCCATCCAGCCCTTCAAGGACACCACGAGGCGCGACCCGGGGCGCGAGCGCGCCGTGGCCGAGTCGCTCGCGACCCGTGCTCCCGAGCTCGGTGTCGAGCGCCTCGAGCGGATCGCGCACGCCATCATCACCGAGTCCCTGGACGCGGCGGCCGAGCGGACCTGA
- a CDS encoding RluA family pseudouridine synthase, translating to MTRVSDQRALHVPDAMAGERVDAAMARLFGLSRSRAAELVAQGHVLLDGATPSKSDRVLPGSLLEVSIPSVVDPLEVKPEIVEGIKIIHDDDSIVVIDKPVGVAVHPSPGWGGPTVVGHLAGAGFRIATSGASERQGIVQRLDVGTSGVMVICKSEHAYSVLKNAFRHRMVDKTYHAVVQGHPDPLEGTIDAPIGRHPKADYKFAVMADGRASVTHYETLEAHRFASLLEVHLETGRTHQIRVHMSALKHPCVGDLTYGADPVLAKRFGVERQWLHAVRLGFEHPDTGEQVQYESSYPDDLARALDTIRDAH from the coding sequence ATGACCCGGGTCTCCGACCAGCGTGCCCTGCACGTCCCCGACGCCATGGCCGGTGAGCGGGTCGACGCCGCCATGGCGCGGCTCTTCGGGCTCTCCCGCAGCCGTGCCGCCGAGCTCGTGGCCCAGGGCCACGTGCTCCTCGACGGTGCCACCCCGAGCAAGAGCGACCGGGTGCTGCCCGGCTCGCTCCTCGAGGTCAGCATCCCCAGCGTCGTGGACCCCCTCGAGGTCAAGCCCGAGATCGTCGAGGGCATCAAGATCATCCACGACGACGACTCCATCGTGGTGATCGACAAGCCGGTGGGCGTCGCGGTGCACCCCTCGCCGGGTTGGGGCGGGCCGACCGTGGTCGGCCACCTCGCCGGCGCCGGGTTCCGGATCGCCACCAGCGGCGCCTCCGAGCGCCAGGGCATCGTGCAGCGGCTCGACGTCGGCACGTCCGGCGTGATGGTGATCTGCAAGTCCGAGCACGCCTACTCGGTGCTCAAGAACGCCTTCCGGCACCGCATGGTCGACAAGACCTACCACGCGGTCGTGCAGGGCCACCCCGACCCGCTGGAGGGCACCATCGACGCCCCCATCGGCCGCCACCCCAAGGCCGACTACAAGTTCGCGGTGATGGCCGACGGCCGTGCGTCGGTCACCCACTACGAGACGCTCGAGGCGCACCGCTTCGCGAGCCTGCTCGAGGTCCACCTCGAGACCGGGCGCACCCACCAGATCCGGGTGCACATGAGCGCCCTGAAGCACCCCTGCGTGGGCGACCTGACCTACGGCGCCGACCCGGTGCTGGCCAAGCGGTTCGGCGTCGAGCGGCAGTGGCTGCACGCGGTGCGCCTGGGCTTCGAGCACCCCGACACCGGCGAGCAGGTCCAGTACGAGTCGTCGTACCCCGACGACCTGGCCCGCGCGCTCGACACGATCCGCGATGCCCACTGA
- the lspA gene encoding signal peptidase II, translating into MQAARGAAIDPAAAPEDRPTRRRTWALFAVVALTGYALDLGTKVLAVSRLEGEPDVPVVGDLLVLRLVKNPGAAFSTGTEYTVVLSVLSIVAAVVVAYLSVRLRSRLWALGLGLLMAGVLGNLTDRVFRAPGPMRGHVIDFLMLPNWPVFNLADMAINGAAALILVQAFRGVRLDGTRERDDEQERAA; encoded by the coding sequence ATGCAAGCAGCGCGAGGAGCGGCGATAGACCCGGCCGCAGCACCCGAGGACCGACCGACCCGCCGACGTACCTGGGCGCTCTTCGCCGTCGTCGCCCTGACGGGCTACGCGCTCGACCTGGGCACCAAGGTGCTCGCCGTGAGCCGGCTCGAGGGGGAGCCCGACGTGCCGGTCGTGGGCGACCTGCTGGTCCTGCGGCTGGTGAAGAACCCGGGGGCCGCCTTCAGCACCGGCACCGAGTACACCGTGGTGCTCAGCGTGCTGTCCATCGTGGCCGCCGTCGTGGTGGCCTACCTCAGCGTCCGGCTGCGCAGCCGGTTGTGGGCCCTGGGCCTGGGACTGCTGATGGCCGGTGTGCTCGGCAACCTGACCGACCGGGTCTTCCGTGCCCCCGGACCCATGCGCGGTCACGTCATCGACTTCCTGATGCTGCCCAACTGGCCGGTCTTCAACCTCGCCGACATGGCCATCAACGGTGCCGCGGCGCTGATCCTGGTGCAGGCCTTCCGGGGCGTGCGCCTCGACGGCACCCGCGAGCGCGACGACGAGCAGGAGCGAGCAGCATGA
- a CDS encoding TraR/DksA family transcriptional regulator, with amino-acid sequence MTSSPAKKTAPKKTAKKAPAAAEALVVKSDEEAWTPGELDELLGELNEQREHSAAVVAEMEAELDGLMRDSGDGAGLDQADVGATSFERDHELSVLNSERDKLAQIDRALGRIADGSYGQCESCGQPIGKLRLMAFPRATLCMPCKQREERR; translated from the coding sequence GTGACGAGCTCACCCGCGAAGAAGACCGCCCCGAAGAAGACCGCCAAGAAGGCCCCGGCAGCCGCGGAGGCGCTGGTCGTCAAGTCCGACGAGGAGGCCTGGACCCCCGGCGAGCTCGACGAGCTGCTCGGCGAGCTCAACGAGCAGCGCGAGCACAGCGCCGCCGTCGTGGCGGAGATGGAGGCCGAGCTCGACGGGTTGATGCGCGACTCCGGTGACGGAGCCGGGCTCGACCAGGCCGACGTCGGCGCCACGAGCTTCGAGCGCGACCACGAGCTGAGCGTGCTCAACAGCGAGCGCGACAAGCTCGCCCAGATCGACCGGGCCCTGGGGCGCATCGCCGACGGCAGCTACGGGCAGTGCGAGTCGTGCGGTCAGCCGATCGGCAAGTTGCGGTTGATGGCCTTCCCCCGTGCGACACTGTGCATGCCATGCAAGCAGCGCGAGGAGCGGCGATAG
- a CDS encoding DivIVA domain-containing protein, translating into MPLTPEDVSNKRFTPVRLREGYDMGEVDQFLDEVEAELARLTKENEDLRARLASAQSGGDTGQQPAAAAAPAPEKPQEKAPEPAPAPEPTPAPVAAAAATPVETIRVETVPQASNAAARLLELATRNADELVDEAKNDADKIIGEARTKAERLESESKSKADRLESDARTRAQMLDSETAERRQQMFGDLERERDKLSGEVENLRSFEREYRSRLKSYFTQQLEALEGTGDTSNEESPQPKRLRSILGEDEG; encoded by the coding sequence ATGCCGTTGACACCCGAGGACGTGAGCAACAAGCGCTTCACTCCGGTCCGTCTCCGCGAGGGGTACGACATGGGGGAGGTCGACCAGTTCCTTGACGAGGTCGAGGCCGAGCTCGCACGTCTGACCAAGGAGAACGAGGACCTGCGCGCCCGGCTCGCGTCGGCCCAGTCCGGTGGCGACACCGGGCAGCAGCCCGCAGCCGCCGCGGCCCCGGCCCCGGAGAAGCCGCAGGAGAAGGCGCCCGAGCCGGCTCCGGCTCCCGAGCCCACCCCGGCACCGGTCGCGGCCGCCGCCGCGACCCCGGTCGAGACCATCCGCGTCGAGACCGTCCCGCAGGCCTCCAACGCCGCCGCCCGGCTGCTCGAGCTCGCCACCCGCAACGCCGACGAGCTGGTCGACGAGGCGAAGAACGATGCCGACAAGATCATCGGCGAGGCCCGCACCAAGGCCGAGCGGCTCGAGAGCGAGTCGAAGTCGAAGGCCGACCGGCTCGAGTCCGATGCCCGCACCCGCGCCCAGATGCTCGACTCCGAGACCGCCGAGCGTCGTCAGCAGATGTTCGGCGACCTGGAGCGCGAGCGCGACAAGCTCAGCGGCGAGGTGGAGAACCTGCGCTCCTTCGAGCGCGAGTACCGCTCGCGCCTCAAGAGCTACTTCACCCAGCAGCTCGAGGCGCTCGAGGGCACCGGCGACACCAGCAACGAGGAGAGCCCGCAGCCCAAGCGCCTGCGCTCGATCCTCGGCGAGGACGAGGGCTGA
- a CDS encoding YggT family protein, whose amino-acid sequence MQVAGSIIYIILTIFWIFLWVRFVVDWVMVFARDWSPRGPVLVVLEAVYSVTDPPIKALRRVVPPLRLGSIALDLSFLIVFISVWILRSVVAATML is encoded by the coding sequence GTGCAGGTCGCCGGTTCGATCATCTACATCATCCTGACGATCTTCTGGATCTTCTTGTGGGTCCGCTTCGTCGTCGACTGGGTGATGGTCTTCGCACGCGACTGGTCGCCACGCGGCCCCGTGCTGGTGGTGCTGGAGGCCGTCTACTCGGTCACCGACCCCCCGATCAAGGCGCTGCGCCGCGTGGTGCCGCCGCTGCGGCTGGGCAGCATCGCCCTGGACCTCAGCTTCCTGATCGTCTTCATCAGCGTCTGGATCCTGCGCAGCGTGGTCGCGGCCACGATGTTGTGA
- a CDS encoding cell division protein SepF has product MSGAMRRIGEYLGLVEDTGRYDGDHGEHDPSDDYTAETRPVAAPGPSRHERARENRPAPVADLAERRRPAPGPTGVVAELSRITTLHPSTYNEARTVGENFREGVPVIMNLSEMDDADAKRLVDFAAGLVFATRGTIERVTNKVFLLSPANVTVAAEDKERIAEGGFFNQS; this is encoded by the coding sequence ATGAGCGGCGCGATGCGCAGGATCGGCGAGTACCTCGGTCTCGTCGAGGACACCGGCCGGTACGACGGCGACCACGGCGAGCACGACCCCAGCGACGACTACACCGCCGAGACCCGTCCCGTGGCCGCCCCCGGCCCTTCCCGACACGAGCGTGCGCGCGAGAACCGCCCCGCACCCGTGGCAGACCTCGCCGAGCGCCGTCGTCCGGCGCCCGGCCCGACCGGAGTGGTGGCCGAGCTGTCCCGCATCACGACCCTGCACCCCAGCACCTACAACGAGGCCCGCACGGTGGGGGAGAACTTCCGTGAGGGCGTCCCGGTGATCATGAACCTCTCCGAGATGGACGACGCCGACGCCAAGCGCCTGGTCGACTTCGCCGCCGGGCTGGTCTTTGCGACGCGTGGCACCATCGAGCGCGTCACCAACAAGGTCTTCCTCCTCTCGCCCGCCAACGTCACGGTGGCGGCCGAGGACAAGGAGCGCATCGCCGAGGGTGGCTTCTTCAACCAGAGCTGA
- a CDS encoding YggS family pyridoxal phosphate-dependent enzyme: MSRRAELAAGLASVRERIDAARASAGRDDEVGLVVVTKFFPASDVRLLADLGVREVGENRHQEAEAKAAECADLDLVWHYIGALQSNKAAAVARYAGVVESLDRPKLVRGLDRGAAERASPLDVLVQVSLDPPGAEHRAGAAPDDVPALAQAVADSEHLRLRGLMAVAPLGEDPRAAFDRLARVREHLLADHPQADRLSAGMSGDLEQAVAAGATHVRVGSAILGSRPAVR; this comes from the coding sequence GTGAGCCGCCGTGCCGAGCTCGCGGCCGGCCTGGCCTCGGTCCGCGAGCGGATCGACGCGGCCCGGGCCTCGGCGGGCCGCGACGACGAGGTCGGCCTGGTCGTGGTCACCAAGTTCTTCCCCGCCTCCGACGTCAGGCTGCTGGCCGACCTGGGCGTGCGCGAGGTGGGGGAGAACCGGCACCAGGAGGCCGAGGCCAAGGCCGCCGAGTGCGCCGACCTCGACCTCGTGTGGCACTACATCGGCGCCCTGCAGAGCAACAAGGCCGCCGCCGTCGCGCGCTACGCCGGCGTCGTCGAGTCGCTGGACCGCCCCAAGCTCGTGCGCGGCCTCGACCGCGGTGCCGCGGAGCGGGCCAGCCCGCTCGACGTGCTGGTGCAGGTCAGCCTCGACCCGCCGGGCGCCGAGCACCGCGCCGGCGCCGCACCCGACGACGTACCCGCGCTGGCGCAGGCCGTCGCGGACAGCGAGCACCTGCGGCTGCGGGGCCTGATGGCCGTCGCACCGCTCGGCGAGGACCCCCGCGCGGCGTTCGACCGGTTGGCCCGGGTGCGCGAGCACCTGCTGGCCGACCACCCCCAGGCAGACCGGCTCTCGGCCGGGATGAGCGGCGACCTCGAGCAGGCCGTCGCCGCCGGCGCGACACACGTGCGCGTCGGCTCCGCAATCCTCGGTTCGAGGCCTGCGGTCCGTTAG
- a CDS encoding polyphenol oxidase family protein — protein sequence MYSFRDHREGDVRVDVAFTDSSVDLQGLRPGFAEALPLVESACGVRFARMNQVHGADVLLVDEPGPAPTEQVPTADALVTLTTGLGLMVRVADCVPVLLADAGSGVVAAVHAGRAGVALSVVARAVEQMRHHGAVAVHAWVGPHVCGGCYEVPEQMREEVAAVVPQTWSETTWGTPSLDLGAGVRAQLEALDVSLTEVARCTIEDPALHSHRRDGATAGRMAGLVWTS from the coding sequence GTGTACAGCTTCCGTGACCACCGTGAGGGCGACGTCCGTGTCGACGTCGCCTTCACCGACTCCAGCGTCGACCTCCAGGGGCTGCGCCCGGGCTTCGCCGAGGCCCTGCCGCTCGTGGAGAGCGCCTGCGGTGTCCGCTTCGCGCGGATGAACCAGGTGCACGGTGCCGACGTCCTGCTCGTCGACGAGCCGGGCCCGGCTCCCACGGAGCAGGTGCCCACGGCCGACGCCCTGGTCACGCTCACCACCGGGCTCGGGCTGATGGTCCGGGTCGCCGACTGCGTGCCGGTGCTGCTGGCCGACGCCGGCAGTGGCGTCGTGGCAGCGGTGCACGCCGGCAGGGCGGGCGTCGCGCTCTCGGTCGTGGCCCGTGCCGTGGAGCAGATGCGCCACCACGGCGCGGTGGCCGTGCACGCGTGGGTCGGCCCGCACGTGTGCGGCGGCTGCTACGAGGTGCCCGAGCAGATGCGCGAGGAGGTGGCAGCGGTGGTGCCGCAGACCTGGTCCGAGACGACGTGGGGGACCCCCTCGCTCGACCTCGGGGCCGGGGTGCGAGCCCAGCTCGAGGCGCTCGACGTCAGCCTCACCGAGGTCGCCCGGTGCACGATCGAGGACCCTGCGCTGCACTCCCACCGGCGCGACGGTGCCACCGCGGGCCGGATGGCCGGCCTGGTGTGGACGTCGTGA
- the ftsZ gene encoding cell division protein FtsZ has translation MAAAQNYLAIIKVVGIGGGGVNAVNRMIEVGLKGVEFIAINTDAQALLMSDADVKLDIGRELTRGLGAGANPEVGARAAEDHADEIEEVLKGADMVFVTAGEGGGTGTGGAPVVARIARSLGALTIGVVTRPFAFEGRRRANSAEEGIAGLREEVDTLIVIPNDRLLSISDRNVSVLDAFKQADQVLLQGVSGITDLITTPGLINLDFADVKSVMANAGSALMGIGSARGEDRSVAAAEMAVSSPLLEASIDGAHGVLLSIAGGSDLGLFEINEAAALVAEAVHAEANIIFGATIDDALGDEVRVTVIAAGFDGGTPKRRDEGTVLRREPREQQSQSQEETREAARAAASRRDERDKVEAGARQGSAPQRPAVAPQQTFAPSAPQAPKPAPRQVQFDDDDLDVPDFLK, from the coding sequence GTGGCAGCAGCACAGAACTACCTGGCCATCATCAAGGTCGTGGGCATCGGTGGTGGTGGTGTCAACGCCGTCAACCGGATGATCGAGGTCGGTCTCAAGGGCGTCGAGTTCATCGCCATCAACACCGACGCGCAGGCGCTGCTCATGAGCGACGCCGACGTCAAGCTCGACATCGGCCGCGAGCTCACCCGCGGCCTCGGCGCCGGCGCCAACCCCGAGGTCGGGGCCCGCGCGGCCGAGGACCACGCCGACGAGATCGAGGAGGTGCTCAAGGGCGCCGACATGGTCTTCGTCACCGCCGGCGAGGGCGGCGGCACGGGCACCGGCGGCGCTCCCGTCGTGGCCCGCATCGCTCGGTCGCTCGGCGCGCTGACCATCGGCGTCGTCACCCGGCCCTTCGCCTTCGAGGGACGTCGTCGCGCCAACTCCGCGGAGGAGGGCATCGCCGGGCTCCGCGAGGAGGTCGACACGCTGATCGTCATCCCCAACGACCGGCTGCTCTCCATCAGCGACCGCAACGTGTCGGTCCTCGACGCCTTCAAGCAGGCCGACCAGGTGCTGCTGCAGGGTGTCTCGGGCATCACCGACCTGATCACCACCCCCGGCCTGATCAACCTCGACTTCGCCGACGTGAAGTCGGTGATGGCCAACGCGGGCTCCGCGCTGATGGGCATCGGCTCGGCGCGCGGTGAGGACCGCTCGGTGGCCGCGGCCGAGATGGCGGTCTCCTCGCCGCTGCTCGAGGCGAGCATCGACGGAGCCCACGGCGTGCTGCTCTCGATCGCCGGTGGCTCCGACCTGGGCCTCTTCGAGATCAACGAGGCCGCGGCGCTGGTCGCCGAGGCCGTGCACGCCGAGGCCAACATCATCTTCGGCGCCACGATCGACGACGCCCTCGGCGACGAGGTGCGCGTCACCGTGATCGCCGCCGGCTTCGACGGCGGCACCCCCAAGCGCCGCGACGAGGGCACCGTGCTGCGTCGCGAGCCGCGCGAGCAGCAGAGCCAGAGCCAGGAGGAGACCCGCGAGGCGGCGCGTGCGGCAGCGAGCCGCCGCGACGAGCGCGACAAGGTCGAGGCCGGTGCCCGTCAGGGCTCCGCGCCGCAGCGGCCCGCCGTCGCCCCGCAGCAGACCTTCGCCCCGTCGGCTCCGCAGGCTCCCAAGCCGGCGCCGCGCCAGGTCCAGTTCGACGACGACGACCTCGACGTGCCCGACTTCTTGAAGTGA